Below is a genomic region from Persicimonas caeni.
TGCTTTCAGTGTGTCGGGTCTCCCCGCAGACCGTCGAAGGTCTCGAGCGTTGGCTCGACGAGCAACTCTCGACCCGCGGAGGCACTCCGTCCAAGCAGCATGCAGAAGGTGCCGATCTCGGAGAACTCGACGAGGAGTTTACCCTCGAGCGCGTTCGAAGCTTGGCGAGCTACACGAACCAGTCACGCGATGAGTGTCCCTTCTGGCTGGCGCCGGATGGCGACTTCGACGGTATTCACCGACCCACCGATCGCTTCGTCTTCTTGGCCGAGAGCGCTGGCGTCGGGTCACTGATCGTCCAAGGCGGCGATACCTTGCTCGGTGCCGGCGGCGCCGGCCGACTGTTCGCGGCCTGGGGAATCGGCCACCGGTACCTACTTGGCTTTGGCGGTGAAATCGGCGGCGCAGCGGGGCTCGAGCCGTTGACCGCTCAGGACGATAAAATTGAAACTCGCATTCACGCCGCGGTACCGGTCATGTTCAGGGTTTACGACCTGACGCGTTTCTACGACGTCGAACTGGCCGCCACCGCCCTCGCCTCGCCTGCCGACTTCGATCCCTCTTTCGGGGTGCGCGCCCAAGTGGGCGTCGGATTGCTGACGGTGCGTATCAGTCAGTTCCTTCCGTATTTTTCGGTAATCGCTGGCTACGAAATACTGCCATTTGAAGATGAAGCCATCCATGCCGTGCGCGTCGGTACGCGCTTCGGAGTCGACTTCGATCCGGGCTCGGGCGACTTGTGAAGCGAGCTCGATAAGCGAGACGCGGACGACGCCTTTTCTTACGTGGCACAGTCACCTTCCATCGACTCGTCACTCCGCCCATACGGTTGCACCAGAAATTCGTCACCCACGGGCCCTTGAGCATGAGTTGCCGGCGAATTTGATCCGCCGCCCCCCACAGTCAGTGTAGGTGACCGATATTACTCACGCCGTTTCGGCCCTTTCGGTGCCTTTCCCTCATTGACGCGGCGAATGGGCATATCCGTGCCGGGCACGAGTTTTGCGCCCTCGCGAAGATCCGCCGCAGATGCATTCATTCTCGAGTGCACGTACGGCAGCCCCCCAATAACGGCAATTAGACCGCCGAAGCCTATATATCCGCTACCGAGCGCGGCGCCCACGTCGCCCTCGACAGTCAGCGCCGGAATCACGCCAATCGCCGCGATGACCGTTCCGGCCAAAAGCCAGCCGGTGCCAGGATGCTCGATCTCAGTTACCGTGAGCATCGGAACTTCGTAGGTTTCCCCATACTGGTCTTTGATCACCAGAGTTTTCGGGTCACTCGCCACGATCTCTGCCTCGAGGCTGGGCCCGCCGTAGCGATGGATGGTCGCCGCGTGGGAACAGCCGCTTGAGTACCAGATAAAGAGGAGCGCGAAGAGCAACTTGGAGGCGGACGTGGCGGACATCGTCATAGGCTCGAGATTTCACGGGTAAAAGTTGCTCGCCACTGTCTCAGATCTCGGTCACGACCTCCAGCCTCTCACCCATCGGCGGCGGTCCCGCCGCAAAAGAGGCACCGAAATAAGTGCGCCTGTCTGAGCTGTTCCTTACATGCTGCACAGGTCTGAATCTAGTTCGCCGGCACCGCCGAATCGACATACAAAGTTAATGGTGCGGAACTACCTTGAATTGAGAAAGAAAGCCAATTGATGCACAGGAGCGTTTTATGATCCTGAAGTGCCCGTCTTGTGGTCAGAAGAATCGTGTGCCCGCCGAGAAGCTTGGCAGTGGCCCAGTCTGCGGCAAATGCCACGACAAACTCGACAGTTTCGGCCATCCGGTGACCGTCGATGGTTCGGAGTTCTACACCCTCATCGAGCAAGCTCCGGTGCCAGTCTTTGTCGACTTTTGGGCACCCTGGTGCGGACCGTGTCGAATGGTCGCCCCGGAGGTCGAAAAGCTCGCGGAACGTCATCCCGATGAGTTGCTCGTCGTCAAACTCAACACCGAAGACAATCCGCAGATCGCCACCCGAGAAGGCATCCGAGGGATACCGATGTTTGCACTGTTCGAAAACGGTGAACGAGTGCGCGACGCGACCGGCTATATGAAGGCCGAGCAACTCGAGAGCCAATTCGGGCTGTAAACGCCTCCAGATTGGAGCGCAAGAAACGACAAAAGCCCCGACAGGCAAAACCTGTCGGGGCTTCTGGCGTATAAAAAGCTGGCAGCGACCTACTCTCCCACAGCGTCACCACTGCAGTACCATCAGCGCTGGAGAGCTTAACGACCGAGTTCGGGATGGGATCGGGTGTGGCCTCTCCGCTGTAACCACCAGCAAACCTTCGCGATTTAGAAAATCGCACAGGACAGTGTCTTTTGATGTTCTAGCTCTTTGTCTCAGCGAGGCATCCTCTTTGACTGATCCGACCGACCCTGGGGTCGAGCAAAGCAAGTAAAAAGGTCAAGCCTCCTGGTCGATTAGTACGTCTCAGCTCCACATGTTGCCATGCTTCCACTTGACGCCTATCCACGTCGTCGTCTTCGACGGACCTACAGTCGGGTTTACCCGAAGGGAAATCTGATCTTGAGGGGGGCTTCCCGCTTAGATGCTTTCAGCGGTTATCCTGTCCGCATATGGCTACCCGGCCGTGCCGCTGGCGCGACAACCGGTACACCAGGGATGCGTCCACCCCGGTCCTCTCGTACTAGGGGCAGTTCCTCTCAAATTTCCTGCGCCCACGGCAGATAGGGACCGAACTGTCTCACGACGTTCTGAACCCAGCTCGCGTACCACTTTAATCGGCGAACAGCCGAACCCTTGGGACCTACTCCAGCCCCAGGATGTGATGAGCCGACATCGAGGTGCCAAACCTCCTCGTCGATGTGAACTCTTGGAGGAGATAAGCCTGTTATCCCCGGAGTACCTTTTATCCGTTGAGCGATGACCCTTCCATTCGGAATCACCGGATCACTAAGGCCTGCTTTCGCATCTGTTCGACCTGTATGTCTCACAGTTAAGCTGGCTTGTGCCTTTACACTCTTCGGCTGGTTTCTGTACAGCCTGAGCCAACCTTTGCGCGCCTCCGTTACTCTTTGGGAGGCGACCGCCCCAGTCAAACTGCCCACCAGACACTGTCCTCCACCCCGCTTCAGGGGTGTGAGTTAGGCATCCAGGTCCACCAGGGTGGTATTTCAAGGGTGACTCCACCGACGCTGGCGCGCCGGCTTCCCTGTCTCCCACCTATCCTACACAGGTGGACCCGAATGTCAGTGCCAAGCTACAGTCAAGGTTCACGGGGTCTTTCCGTCTTGCCGCGGGTAAACGGCATCTTCACCGCTAGTTCGATTTCACTGAGTCCCTGGTCGAGACAGTGGGGAAGTCGTTACGCCATTCGTGCAGGACGGAACTTACCCGCCAAGGAATTTCGCTACCTTAGGACCGTTATAGTTACGGCCGCCGTTTACTGGGGCTTCGGTTTGCAGCTTCACACCCGAAGGTGTTAACCGCTCCCCTTAACCTTCCAGCACCGGGCAGGCGTCAGACCCTATACGTCCTCTCTCTAGAGTTCGCAGAGTCCTGTGTTTTTGGTAAACAGTCGCTACCCCCTGCTCTCTGCAACCCGTTTCCGCTACAGTCGTTAAGACGTTCACGTACTCGGGGCATACCTTCTCCCGAAGTTACGGTATCAATTTGCCGAGTTCCTTAACCAGGGTTCTCTCAAGCGCCTAGGTGTACTCCACCTACCTACCTGTGTTGGTTTACGGTACGGGCCACTCACGGACTCCGATGCGAGATTTTTCTTGGAAGTATCGCCACAATTCGTTGACATGCGCTCCCAAAGCGGAGCGCTCCTCATCCCCTCTGACCTTATGCCGTAGCGTTTGTGGCCCATGGCCTCCTACTACAGCGGCTGCGGGGTTGAACCGGCATCCAATCGCCGGCGAACCTTGCGTGCTTCGTCATCCCTCATCTTCAACGTCTCGCGTGTGGGTGCAGGAATATTAACCTGCTTTCCATCGCCTACGCCTTTCGGCCTCGGCTTAGGTCCCGACTAACCCTGGGCTGATAAGCATGGCCCAGGAACCCTTAGGTTTTCGGCGACCAGGTTTCTCACCTGGCTTTACGTTACTCACGTCAGCATACTCTCTTCCAGAACCTCCAGGACTCCTTACCGGTATCCCTTCACAGGCGACTGGAATGCTCCTCTACCACTGCACTTGTTCCGTAGAACAGGCACAGTCCGCAGCTTCGGCAGACGACTTAAGCCCCGGTGTATTTTCGGCGCGGATTCACTTGACCAGTGAGCTATTACGCTTTCTTTCAAGGGTGGCTGCTTCTAAGCCAACCTCCTGGTTGTCTGTGTGCCTCCACATCCTTTTCCACTTAGTCGTCATTTAGGGGCCTTAGCTGGCGGTCTGGGTTGTTGCCCTCTCGCCTACGAACGTTATCGCCCGCAGACTGACTCCCGAGGTAACACTCGACGGCATTCGGAGTTTGATTGGGGTTGGTAGGCGGTTAGCCCCCTTGCCCATTCAGTGCTCTACCTCCGTCGGTGATTGTCTCGAGGCCCTACCTAAATAGGTTTCGAGGAGAACCAGCTATCTCCGAGTTTGATTGGCCTTTCACCCCTACCCTCAGCTCATCCCCTGACTTTTCAACGTCAGTGGGTTCGGTCCTCCATTCCGTTTTACCGGAACTTCAACCTGGCCAAGGGTAGCTCACTCGGTTTCGGGTCTGCGCCTGACAACTTGTCGCCGGTTAAGACTTGGTTTCCCTGCGGCTTCTCCTGAGCGGATTAACCTTGCTGCCAAACGCAACTCGCTGACTCATTATGCAAAAGGCACGCAGTCACACGGCCCAAAAGGGCATCGTGCTCCCACTGCTTGTAGGCATACGGTTTCAGGTTCTATTTCACTCCCCTTAAAGGGGTACTTTTCACCTTTCCCTCACGGTACTTGTGCACTATCGGTCGTTTGCGTGTATTTAGCCTTGGAAGATGGTCCTCCCAGTTTCCGACAGGATTTCACGTGTCCCGTCGTACTCGGGAACTCGCCTCGCAAGACAAGTCGATGTCGCCGACGGGGCTATTACCCTCTCTGGCCGGCCTTTCCAGAACCGTTTGGCTATCGTCTTGTTTTTGACTTGCGCCTGAAGCCACAGCTTCAGGAAAGCGAGCCCCACAACCCTGCTCGAGCAACGCCTGTGGGCTTGGCACTCGAGCAGTTTAGGCTCTTCCCCGTTCGCTCGCCGCTACTGAGGGAATCTCAATTGATGTCTTTTCCTTCGGGTACTGAGATGTTTCAGTTCTCCGAGTTCGCCTCCAACACCTATGTATTCAGTGTTGGATGACCTGGTATTATCCAGGCCGGGTTTCCCCATTCGGAAATCCATGGATCGAGGCCTGTTTGGCGGCTCCCCATGGCTTATCGCAGCCTTCCACGTCCTTCATCGCCAGCAAACGCCAAGGCATCCACCGTACGCCCTTAGTAGCTTGACCTAAGAATGATGTGTATCTCTCAAACGAGAGACCACAACAAAGTGCGCTTGATGTTTCTAAATGATGTCTCGATGGACAACCTTTGGAATCATCAAGAGCAAGACCTACTTGCTCGATTCCAGGGTCCATCGGATCAGTGTATATCGTTTCATCCACAGCTCGTAATGAGCTGTCGATGGAAGATGCCTGACTGAGAGAGTTTGTTCCCATCCTAGAGAACGCACTCTCATCAAAAGACACTGTCCTATGCAATTTTCAAAGACCTGCTATGGCTTTGAATACAGAAAGGAGTTCAGACAAGACGGCACGTAGATTTCTTTGGCGGTGCGCTTTGGAGGGCAAAGTGTGCGAGACACTCATAGATGCGAGTCGTATTAGAGCTAGATGCTCCGTAAAGGAGGTGATCCAGCCGCAGGTTCCCCTACGGCTACCTTGTTACGACTTCACCCCAGTCACCGTTCACTCCTTCGGCGGCTCCCTCTAAAAGTTGGGTCACCGACTTCTGGAGCAAACGACTTCCATGGTGTGACGGGCGGTGTGTACAAGGCCCGGGAACGTATTCACCGTGGTATGCTGACCCACGATTACTAGCGATTCCAGCTTCATGCAGTCGAGTTGCAGACTGCAATCCGAACTGAGGCCGGCTTTTTGGGATTGGCACACTCTCGCGAGTTAGCTGACCCTTTGTACCGACCATTGTAGCACGTGTGTAGCCCTGGACATAAGGGCCATGAGGACTTGACGTCATCCCCACCTTCCTCCGAATTCACTCCGGCAGTCTCCTTAGAGTGCCCAGCATGACCTGGTAGCAACTAAGAATAGGGGTTGCGCTCGTTGCCGGACTTAACCGAACATCTCACGACACGAGCTGACGACAGCCATGCAGCACCTGTCACCGTGCTCCCCGAAGGGCACCCTCTCGGTTAGGAGAGGTTCACGGGATGTCAAATCCAGGTAAGGTTCTTCGCGTTGCTTCGAATTAAACCACATGCTCCACCGCTTGTGCGGGCCCCCGTCAATTCCTTTGAGTTTTAACCTTGCGGCCGTACTCCCCAGGCGGTTCACTTAATGCGTTAGCTTCGTCACGGACTCTCAATTGAGCCAGCAACTAGTGAACATCGTTTACGGCGTGGACTACCAGGGTATCTAATCCTGTTTGCTACCCACGCTTTCGCGCCTCAGCGTCAGTTCCGATCTAGTCAGTCGCCTTCGCCACTGGTGTTCCTCGTGATCTCTACGGATTTCACCCCTACACCACGAATTCCACTGACCCCTCTCGGACTCAAGCCTACCAGTTTCCAATGCACCTCCGGGGTTGAGCCCCGGGCTTTCACATCAGACTTAATAGGCCGCCTGCGCGCGCTTTACGCCCAATGATTCCGAACAACGCTTGCACCCTCCGTATTACCGCGGCTGCTGGCACGGAGTTAGCCGGTGCTTCCTTCGGAGGTACCGTCATGCCCGACAATGCGGGTTTTCTTCCCTCCTGACAGAGCTTTACGACCCGAAGGCCTTCTTCACTCACGCGGCGTTGCTGCGTCAGGCTTTCGCCCATTGCGCAAGATTCCCCACTGCTGCCTCCCGTAGGAGTCTGGGCCGTGTCTCAGTCCCAGTGTGGCTGATCGTCCTCTCAGACCAGCTATCTATCATGGCCTTGGTGAGCTTTTACCTCACCAACTAGCTAATAGACCGCGAGCTGATCTCCGAGCGCCCGAAGGCTTTGACCGCTCCGGCCGCAGCCGGTGTGGTCTCATGCGGTATTAGCTACCCTTTCGGATAGTTATCCCCCGCTCGGAGGCACATTACTCACGTGTTACTCACCCATTCGCCACTTTACTCGGGACCCGAAGGTCCTTTTCTCGTGCGACTTGCATGTGTTAAGCACGCCGCCAGCGTTCGTTCTGAGCCAGGATCAAACTCTCCAGTTTGAAATAGAGCTCCTCTATAATGAACAACCAATCTCTCAAAGGTATAAGAGCTGGTTGCCAAGCGTTCGCTGCGACACACGTCCTTCTCGTCTAGCGGGCGAACCCACTAAAGAAGGTGTGATGGCTGCTATGCTTGGAGAGCTGCGTACAGGTTTTGGTCGATTTTGATGACCGAGCACTTGCGCCTCTATAGTAGAGGTGGCGACTTAAGAAAGAAGAACCTGTCAGGAAACCACTTTCGAAAAGCCTTGCGCTCGGGCCGTGCGCGCTTCGGGCATCTAACTCCGAGCCCCTCCTTTGGAGGGACGCGCGTCACACGACGAGGTCGACTCGTCTGCACACTAGCTTCGCCAAACAAAGAGCACTACCTTTTCTGAGTTAGACTCAGTAAGAAAGACGTGCCGTCTTGTCTGAACTCCTATTCTGTTTTCAAAGAGCCGCTCGATGTTAAGCCGTGTCGGCTTTTTCATCAGCGGGCGGCGGAGCATATGTTCGTTGCCGCCGCCTGTCAAGAGCCTTTTTCAAAACTTTCGAAGCGTGTTCGAAATTCCGAGAAGCCTCTCGCCGCCGACTCGAGCCGTTGGGCTTTTTGTCAGCGGGCGGCGGAGCATATGTTCGCTGCTCCAGCCTGTCAAGAGCTTTTTTCGTTTCTTTCGAACGTTTCCGAAAGCGACAATCGAGCTCCTGGGCGCTGACCCGAAGCCGTAAGGCTTTTCGTCAGCGGGCGGCGGAAGGTAAGTGCTTACCGCCGCCGCGTCAAGAGCCTTTTTCGTTTCTTTCGAGCTTTCTCGAAATCAGCGTTTCGGCTCTCGCCGCCGACTCGAAGCCACGTGGGCTTTTTCGTCAGCGGGCGGCGGAAGGTAAGTGCTTACCGCCGCCGCGT
It encodes:
- the trxA gene encoding thioredoxin produces the protein MILKCPSCGQKNRVPAEKLGSGPVCGKCHDKLDSFGHPVTVDGSEFYTLIEQAPVPVFVDFWAPWCGPCRMVAPEVEKLAERHPDELLVVKLNTEDNPQIATREGIRGIPMFALFENGERVRDATGYMKAEQLESQFGL